Sequence from the Panthera tigris isolate Pti1 chromosome D3, P.tigris_Pti1_mat1.1, whole genome shotgun sequence genome:
gtgtagagattactaaaaccaatgaaaaaaaaaagggagggaggcgcctgggtgactcagtcggttaagcatctgaccttggctcaggtcatgatctcagttcgtgagttctagcccctcatCAGGTGAGCTTGAACCCCACTTCGGGTGaggcctgcttttctctctctctctctctctctctctctctctctctctctctctaaaagcaaacaaaaaggcttagacttttgtttttgtatgtattAAAGAATTGATTTCTAGCTTGTGTTTAGCATTTAGAAGGCTGATGGGAATTTTTCTGGAAGCCTTGGCTTGCCTTTCAGTCActtctatctaaaataaaattttaggggtgcctgggtagctcagttggttgaatatccgacctcggctcaggtcatgatcttgcggttcatgagtttaagccacCATGTTGGGCTTgctggtgtcagtgcagagtcagcttcggatcctctgacccctctctctacccctcccccatttgaacgctctctcaaaaataaacaaacatttaaaataaaatgaggggcacctgggtggctcagtcagttaagcgtctgactcttaatttcagctcagatcatgatctcaatttgtgagattgagccccatgttgggctctgcgctgaccacgAGGaaccttgggattctctctctccctttgtctccatctctccctcgattgttctctctctcaaaataaataaactttaaaaaatcaaataaaatgaaatttcatctTTAACTTGCTAGTCCCTCCATCCTTAAGGCTTTTTAGCAGTTTTATTTAGATATGGaattgtgttctcattttcttacTTAAAACATCTTGTTTTTTATCTGTAGGTAGGAAGCAACTATATTGGTATTTTGTCTGGTTGGAATGTTTGGTGTGACTATCTTGGcagttaaattaattttttattttatttttttaaaatgtttttttttattatttttttttaacatgtatttatttttgagagaccgagagagacagagtatgagcaggggaggggcaaagagagaaggaaacacagaattcgaagcaggctgcaggctccgagctatcagcacagagcccgacgtggggcttgaactcacaaaccacaagatcatgacctgagctgaagtgggacacttaactgactgagccacccaggcacccccaaaaatgtttatttttgagagagagaaagagcatgagtgggagagaggcagagagagaaggggacagagtatCTGAGGTGGGCTCTCTGccgatagcagtgagcctgacatggggtctCAAACTccagccatgagattatgacctgagctgaagttggaggcttaactgactgagccacccaggtgccccaaaaagaaaattattttaaaaattatgaatttcaGCAGTAATTATTAGCTTAATTTTTTGTGGCATTTGTACATGTATGATTTGCAATCATGATAGAGCTCTACTTTCATTTTGTTGTACATATTTAACATAGCCATTAACTTATTTAGacgtttttagtgttttttttaaatcattttatcacACTAATGAAATCTTCATAATCCCAAGAGTGAGATTGCGTCGTTAAAGACTGTATTATGGTCCTAGAAACACATTTTCGGGCTATTTTTAAGCAGTTTACAGTATCACTGGTAATGTATTAGAATATTAGTTTCACAACATATTTAATGGTggaatttactaatttttaacttttgttaattTAATAGGTTTAGATGATAACTTTGATTTATAGCTccttctatatattttaatattctctagttgaaaaaaataaaactgaattaattAAAACTACTGGTTTCCTTAGAAAGCTAGGAATTTTAGAGAAATAGGGGAAATTAAATCTTTCAAGACATTGgtagtttctttatccatttgagtTTTCTTCCCATCTCACAGTTGATTACCTTCCAGTTTCTCTATAAGAGCTGCCTTAATAATTCCACCGTTTGGTAAAAatgaatttgcatttatttggtgTCTTGGTCTTTCAGACTAGGAGTATGACTGTCGCTGGAGACACATCAGTCATcctactttaaaatgttttttacacTATGGTTGGAGATTAAAACTATGTAAAAGAGAATTAAGCGGTCTATATTTCAGTGTGGAAGAGAATTCCTGTAGTACTTAGCTTTGGAGGTGAAATAGGATATTAAAGATTTCTtgtatagggacgcctgggtggctcagttggttaagcgtccaactttggctcaggtcatgatttcgcagtttgtgagttcaagccccgcatcgggttctgtgctgacagctggagcctgcttcagattctgtctcctttctctctgcccctcccctgctcacactctgtctctgtctctctcaaaaataaataaacactaaaaaaaaaaactaaaaaagatttCTTGTataattgtcattatttattgtgttcagaatttttctgaaattttaatctaggtgacagacatttttttttcttttaaagtttgagagagagaatgctcacAAGCACATGCTCACAGAAGggcagactccctgctgtcagtgcccctcggagccccactcggggctcagtcccactaactgtcaggttatgacctcagccgaaatcaagattcagacttttaactgactgagccacccaggcacccccatagacacattttctaaatacaatttttagCTAGACTAAAATTGGGAGTTTTCTGATGGTCACATCCAAATGACAAAGtaaagactttgttttttaatatttttttaaggaaaaaaattttgaagtttatttattttgagagagaaagcacaagttgggagagagggggagagagagaatcccaagcaggctctacactgttagtgcagagcctgatgaggggctctaactcacaaaccatgagatcatgacctgagctgaagttggacacttaattgcttgagccacctgggcaccccaagactttttaaaaatttatttcttttgagagagaggcatgggcacgagttagggaggggcagagagggagggagagagagggaatctcaagcaggccctgcactgtcagtacagagcccaacgcaggctcaaactcatgaaccatgagatcataacctaagccaaaatcaagagtcagacgctcaactgactgagccacccaggcacccctagataggATATTTAATTGGATTCCTTAAACTAAAAGAGAATGGCAAAAAGTGAGTGAGGAGACAAGATTGGGGGAAGGGATTCAGGACTTCATTTTTGTACAGTTCTGCAGTGAACTTTATATCAACAAGGACAGAGAACATGTTCCTGACTAGTATCTAGCCCACTTTGAAAGGCATCTGGGATATAAGggaggcagttttttttttttttttctttctttctttctttctttctttctttctttctttctttctttctttctttctttctttctttctttctgcttatttattttgagagagagagtgcaagtaggggtaggggcagagaagagagagagtgaaagagaatctcaagcaggctctgcactgccagcatagagcctgatgaggggttccggtttctgaactgtgagatcacgacctaagctgaactcagctgcccaaccaactgagccacacaggtgccccagggaggCAGTTTTCTGTTCCCCACTGGCTATCCCAATGCTGGCATCTGCTCTTTTTGGTTTGACTTTTAGTGGAATAAAGTCTAATGAGATTAAACCTACCTCAGACtgagagtgaaaataaatgataggctgttttgttctgttttttttgtttttgtttttgtttttgttttttttttttaaacagtcctGGAGTGTATCATTGTGCTTGGGATCATGGATGGTTTTAGAAAAGCCTAgcttggggcacctcggtggcagtcagttgagtgtccgactttgactcaggtcatgatctcatggttcgtgagtttgagccccacattggactcgctgctgtcagcgcagtcCGCcccagatcttctgtctccctctctctgcttctcccctgcttgtgctctcaaaaataaacatttaaaaaacaatagagaagCGCAGCTCATTTCTTGGTGTCTGACTTCATGTTGCTGGCTTTGATTAGCTCTGGCATGTAGAAAGTGAGGCTGAGCTTGTAAAGGTAGTACATAGTACTGATAGCTCATTGTTGTGCAGAAGACTCAAAACTTTCAGGACTTCTTGAAAAGCAGGGGTAGTAACAATCTTAAGAGCTTATAATAGACTAGATTTACTAAAGAGAAGTAATGGAGACTAAAGAGAAGTAATGGAGACTAAAGATCAGACAAGCCAGATTTCCATGGGATACCACTGTGCAGAGGTCAGTAATGCTTGTCTTTCACTTTGATCTGTTTCTGTAGCAAGAAAGAAATTCCTGTGTTTAATTTTACCATCCATGAGATCCACTGTCAAAGGAACATTGGTATGTGTCCTATCTGCAAGGAACCGTTTCCCAAATCTGACATGGAGAGTCACATGGATACAGAACATTGTCAGGTGAACCACCCAAGCACTCAAATGTTCATAAATGTATTATACTTGCTGTTTTGCAGTAGCAAGTGATTATGTTGTCACAAAGCCAATTTATTGTCACTTCTTATCATAGGTGACCTGCAAATGTAATAAGAAGTTGGAGAAGAGGCAATTAAAGAAGCATGAGGTTAGTTTTCCTGCACCATGAAGAGAGTGCGTTATCATAGGGCCAACATTACTGAGATTACTGACCTAAAAGCGTTTTatttacaatttcaaaataagtataaaagtTTTGTCCTTCATCTGCTGAGTCTGTATACTCTTGGGGTCATCTTCATTGGTAATTAATTCCTGGTTTATTCAATCAATTTAAAGCCAGTGCTATATACAAATGTGCAGATTAGAGAAATCAGTGTCTTTCTAAAGAACAGCCTGTTTTCCTCATTACCAGGTATTTAAGAGATTGAAATGGTAAAGGGAAATTAGGCTGGTGTAACTTTGACAAACATATCTGAATTGCTATGCTTTTGCTATTTGCTCCTGGGCGCCTCTGATTTTAGGTTACTTTGTAATGTGTGCACAAAATGATGATAGGGTGGCTGAGTAGATtccttttaagaatttctttccctctgtAGAACCTGGTGACAGGGACCAAGAGGGAAGCTGTGACTCTTAAATGCATAGAAAAGCATGGCAGGCAAAGCTAGGGCTGGAAGAGAATAttgaagtaaatatatatttttggcttTCCTTGCCCTGATTAAAACATAGGCTCTCTTAGATCTGCATATTAACTGCCTCATTACCCTGTGTTGCAGGAAACTGAGTGTCCTTTACGGCTTGCCCTTTGCCAGCACTGTGATTTGGAACTTTCTGTTCTCAAACTGAAGGACCATGAAGATTACTGTGGTGCCCGGACGGAGTTATGTGGCAATTGTGGGCGCAATGTCCTGGTGAAAGATCTGAAGACTCATCCTGAAGTTTGTGGGAGAGacggagaggaaaaaagagatgagGTTGCCATGCCTCCTAATGCATATGATGAGTCTTGGGGTCAAGATGGAATCTGGATTGCATCCCAGCTCCTCAGACAAATTGAGGCTCTGGACCCACCTATGAGGCTACCCCGAAGACCGCTGAGAGCCTTTGACTTGGACCTTTTCCATAGTAGGACTACCAACCAAAGGAACATGACAGCCCATTTTCCAATTCAGAATAATCTGTGTGAGTTGTGTTTGGCTTAGAAAACTGGAATGGTGTCAGAATCTCAGGGCAAATGGGAAGAGTGCTTTGGGGGCAAATAGATCTTAATTATAGAAACCTGATTGGGTCACCTGAAtcgcttagtcagttgggcatccaactcttgattttgcctcatggtgatctcacagttcgtgggattgggccccatgttgagctttgcgctggcagtgtggagcctgcttgggatgctctttctctccctctctgtttgcccctgcttgcgtgcatgcatgctctttctccttcaaaataaacattaaactgcAATcaggtttctatttatttaggtaacATTAAGAAGAATAACTTTCCTATAGATGGGAAACAGTAGAAACTCTTTGCTGTTGGATTACTGTTGGATTACAGCTAGGGTTGATGATAATGATAACAATGACAGTGACAGTGCTgttaatagctaatatttactgagtatacCTGATGTGCTTCAGGcatttgtaaagtgctttatatgtattaactgaTTTAGTTGTCATAAGCAGTCTTTTGAGGGtaggtaagtggcagagctgggacctgaATTCAAGCAATCTGACGCCATGCTTCAAACCATTCTGCTATAGTGCgagaatatataaaatgttaagcaTGGTGCTTGTTTCATAATTATAGTTCAATAATATTGGGTATTAataagagtttcatgctctaccaactgagctagctgGACACCCATTGTATTGggtattaataaaacaaaataatagtggAGACTTTTATCACAGCAGACTTAATATTTGGAGTCCTATGAGAACAGGAAGGCTAGGCCTCTTTTGTTCCTGCATAGATGCCTGTAAACCTTGAATAGTTGCTCGGCATGGACTTGAGCTGAGGGGTAGCAACATCTCTAATGTATTTTgagtactgttttattttttttctcccatccagTGGAAGAACaagaaaggcaggaaaggaatAGAACCCGGCAGCCCCCAAAAGAGGGTGGTGAAGATAGTGCAAACCTGGACTTCATGTTGGCCCTGAGTCTGCAAAATGAAGGGCAGGCCCACAGCATGGCTGAGCAGGACTTCTGGAGGGCTGTATGTGGTGCAGACCAGTCCCTTGAAGGTCCCAATGCTCTGAATGACATAAAGGGTAGGTTTGTTATTTTTCTGCACTAGTCTCTGtctctacaggtttttttttgtctaacaccatataatttatatacaattgtAAGTTTTCCATCAGATAagatttgccttttttgttttgctttccccGACTTTTTATTCGTAGAAGTTGTCAGAATAGTACAGTTCCTATCTATATACCCCTTGTTTATATTTGCCAGTTTtagtgttttccatttattttatatatttttatttctaccccTGAATCATTTGAGAATAAGTTGCAGACATAACATTttatccctaaatacttcagcatgtaTCTTAAAAACAAGGGTATTCTATGTAAACACAATACAAATACCACTCTCAGGAAATTTAACAGAGGTTCCCGACTTATACATAATGTTCTTTGgagcttttttgttttcaaaatctagGATTATACGTTGTGTTCTTTTTAGGTTTAGTTTAGCCCCCTccacctgtcttttttttctttctttctttctttcagtgcaTTGGTACTTTTGAAGAGTCCAGGGCAGTTGTTTTGCAGaatatttctttcctaatttagatttgtctgattgttttcccATGTTTAGATTCAGGTTACACAGTTTTGGCAGAATTGCTATGTTGGTGATGCTGTCCTTCTCAAGATGTCAGTTTATCCtattattcattaaaatgaagTCTGTCAGGTACCTTCATTATATGGATAGCTTTTATCTTTATAATAGCTACATGCAGGTTGTTATTTTGAGATTGTGGGGGAATGAGATATTTACACCATCTTTTATTTAGTAGTTTTTTGTATTCACTAAGGTTTCTTGCTTGAATCAGGTATAACTGACAATTGTGcaatagtgattttgtttttatcctttgttctAAATAGTTATGATTCTATAAAGAACTttgctcccctccctgcctgcatttaaaaacaattctgggggcacctgggtgtctcagttggttaagtgcctgactcttgattttgaatcaggtcatgatctcacagttcgtggagaTCAAGCCCAtgatgggctccacactgggcacagagcctgcttaagattctctttcaccctctccctctcccctacttgctcgcatatgcttgctcactctcaaaacacacaaacaaacaacttttaaaataaaaataaaaattctgggacacctggctggttcagtcggtagagcctacgattcttgatctctgggttgtgagttcaagccccatgttggatgtagaggttcctaaaaaaaataaaactaaacttttaaaaacaaaagttggggggcacctgggtggctcagtccgttgagcatctgactttggctcaggtcacgatctcacatttcgttagtttgagccccacatcaggttctctgctgtcagcatgtagCTGGCTTCCGATCccctctcaccctttctctctgccccaccccctcttgcactctctctcaaaaataaaaaataaataaacatttaaataaaaataggggcagctgggtggcttagttggttaagcatctgaccagctcaggtcatgatctcacagtccttgagttcaagccccacgttgggctctgtgctgacagctcacagcctggagcctgcttcggattctttgtctccctctgtctctgcccctcccctgcttgtattctgtatctatctctctctctctctctctctctctctctctctctctctcaagaaaataaacattatttatttaaacattttttataccccccagatcttttatttatttatttttttagaattttttttaacatttatttattgagagagagacactgagcatgggcaaggaaggggcagagagagggggagacacagaatgcaaagcaggcttcaggctctgagctgtcagcacagagcccgatacggggctcgaactcacaaactgcaagatcatgacctgagctgaagtccgagccacccaggcgcccactcccccacccccaattttttaaataaaaataaaagttggattGTGTTCAGTAAACCATCACTTTGGGTCTCTAGTTTGGAGAACAGTATGTTTGAGGGATGCATGTCCTACATATTTAAAACGCTTGAGTTGTAAGAGATTTTGGGGACCTAAAATTACACAGCTGTCAGCTATGAGT
This genomic interval carries:
- the TRAFD1 gene encoding TRAF-type zinc finger domain-containing protein 1 isoform X2, giving the protein MGALLREVGSGEAAPGAVVQCGGRERRLCASVTSGSAASPCSRLGFQEELKMAEFLDDQDTQLCDNCKKEIPVFNFTIHEIHCQRNIGMCPICKEPFPKSDMESHMDTEHCQVTCKCNKKLEKRQLKKHEETECPLRLALCQHCDLELSVLKLKDHEDYCGARTELCGNCGRNVLVKDLKTHPEVCGRDGEEKRDEVAMPPNAYDESWGQDGIWIASQLLRQIEALDPPMRLPRRPLRAFDLDLFHSRTTNQRNMTAHFPIQNNLLEEQERQERNRTRQPPKEGGEDSANLDFMLALSLQNEGQAHSMAEQDFWRAVCGADQSLEGPNALNDIKGTADRTMLPCEFCEELYPEELLIDHQTSCNPSCALPSLSMGSTPPKEVEDPDVIFQKFLQQAASNQLDSLMGLSNSPPVEDSVIIPCEFCGVQLEEEVLFHHQDQCDQRPATANNHVTEGIPRQDFQHPETSPELPKRRVRHQGISQG